In one Kitasatospora cineracea genomic region, the following are encoded:
- a CDS encoding Crp/Fnr family transcriptional regulator: MDDVLRRAALFAALDDDQAAELRASMTEVTLARGESLFHEGDPGDRLYVVVEGKVKLHRASPDGRENMLAVLGPSEMIGELSLFDPGPRTATATALTEVKLLGLGHGDLLPLLHARPEVSIALLRAIARRLRRTNDVMSDLVFSDVPGRVAKALLDLSRRFGVQSDEGIHVAHDLTQEELAQLVGASRETVNKALADFAGRGWLKLEARAVVLLDVERLSRRSR; the protein is encoded by the coding sequence GTGGACGACGTTCTGCGGCGCGCCGCGCTGTTCGCGGCACTCGACGACGACCAGGCTGCCGAGCTCCGCGCTTCCATGACCGAGGTGACGCTCGCCCGCGGTGAGTCGCTGTTCCACGAGGGCGACCCGGGCGACCGGCTCTACGTCGTGGTCGAGGGCAAGGTCAAGCTGCACCGGGCCTCCCCCGACGGCCGCGAGAACATGCTCGCCGTGCTCGGCCCCTCCGAGATGATCGGCGAGCTCTCGCTCTTCGACCCGGGCCCGCGCACCGCCACCGCCACCGCCCTCACCGAGGTCAAGCTCCTCGGCCTCGGCCACGGCGACCTGCTGCCGCTGCTGCACGCCCGCCCCGAGGTCTCCATCGCGCTGCTGCGGGCCATCGCCCGCCGCCTGCGCCGCACCAACGACGTGATGTCCGACCTGGTCTTCTCCGACGTGCCCGGCCGCGTCGCCAAGGCCCTGCTCGACCTCTCCCGCCGCTTCGGCGTCCAGTCCGACGAGGGCATCCACGTCGCGCACGACCTCACCCAGGAGGAGCTCGCCCAGCTGGTCGGCGCCTCCCGCGAGACGGTCAACAAGGCGCTCGCCGACTTCGCCGGCCGCGGCTGGCTCAAGCTGGAGGCCCGCGCGGTCGTCCTGCTCGACGTCGAACGCCTCTCCCGCCGCTCGCGCTGA
- a CDS encoding RidA family protein, translating into MGQVEQKLAELGLTLPEVAAPVAAYVPAVRDGVHVLTSGQLPMVSGKLQLTGKVGAEVTAEEAKELAQVCALNALAAVKSVVGDLDRVEQVVKVVGFVASAPDFTGQPGVVNGTSELLGKVFGERGVHARSAVGVAVLPLDAPVEVELMVRVRD; encoded by the coding sequence ATGGGCCAGGTCGAGCAGAAGCTCGCCGAGCTCGGGCTGACGCTGCCCGAGGTCGCCGCCCCGGTCGCCGCGTACGTCCCGGCGGTGCGCGACGGCGTGCACGTGCTGACCTCCGGTCAGCTGCCGATGGTGTCCGGGAAGCTCCAGCTGACCGGCAAGGTCGGGGCCGAGGTCACCGCGGAGGAGGCCAAGGAGCTGGCGCAGGTCTGCGCGTTGAACGCGCTGGCCGCGGTCAAGTCCGTGGTCGGCGACCTGGACCGGGTCGAGCAGGTCGTCAAGGTGGTCGGCTTCGTGGCCTCCGCCCCCGACTTCACCGGCCAGCCCGGCGTGGTCAACGGCACCAGCGAACTGCTGGGCAAGGTCTTCGGCGAGCGCGGCGTGCACGCCCGCAGCGCGGTCGGCGTTGCGGTGCTGCCGCTGGACGCGCCGGTCGAGGTCGAACTGATGGTCCGGGTCCGGGACTGA
- a CDS encoding NUDIX hydrolase, whose protein sequence is MLEMPQSWPDRIRALAAGELVPAPPRASATVVLLREGAAGPEAYLLRRRTTMAFAGGMYAYPGGGVDPRDREVRPPWAGPTVEEWAERLGVDGETACAVLCAAVRETFEEAGVLLAGPDAGTLVEPRDWAAERAALERHELSLAEFLTEHRLVLRSDLLAPWARWVTPEFEERRFDTWFFVAALPPGQAAADTVGEADRVAWLTPAAAVAGFEAGEFGMLPPTVTVLRELLPLRTAAEAPAAAAGRTVDRVLGRAEVVGNRMTVRWDGYDELTIDGVFPA, encoded by the coding sequence ATGCTGGAGATGCCGCAGTCCTGGCCCGACCGAATCCGCGCCCTGGCCGCCGGGGAGCTCGTCCCCGCCCCGCCCCGGGCCTCCGCCACCGTGGTGCTGTTGCGCGAGGGCGCGGCCGGGCCGGAGGCGTACCTGCTGCGCCGGCGCACCACGATGGCCTTCGCCGGCGGGATGTACGCCTACCCGGGCGGCGGGGTCGACCCGCGGGACCGGGAGGTGCGCCCGCCGTGGGCCGGGCCGACGGTCGAGGAGTGGGCCGAGCGGCTCGGGGTGGACGGGGAGACCGCCTGCGCGGTGCTGTGCGCGGCCGTCCGGGAGACCTTCGAGGAAGCCGGGGTGCTGCTGGCCGGGCCGGACGCGGGCACGCTGGTCGAACCCCGGGACTGGGCGGCCGAGCGGGCCGCGCTGGAGCGCCACGAGCTCTCGCTGGCCGAGTTCCTGACCGAGCACCGGCTGGTGCTGCGCAGCGACCTGCTGGCGCCCTGGGCCCGCTGGGTGACCCCGGAGTTCGAGGAGCGCCGCTTCGACACCTGGTTCTTCGTGGCCGCGCTGCCGCCCGGGCAGGCCGCCGCGGACACCGTCGGGGAGGCCGACCGGGTCGCCTGGCTGACCCCGGCCGCGGCGGTGGCCGGGTTCGAGGCGGGCGAGTTCGGGATGCTGCCGCCGACCGTCACCGTGCTGCGCGAGCTGCTGCCGCTGCGCACCGCGGCCGAGGCGCCGGCCGCCGCGGCGGGCCGGACGGTGGACCGGGTGCTGGGCCGCGCCGAGGTGGTCGGGAACCGCATGACGGTGCGCTGGGACGGGTATGACGAGCTGACTATCGACGGCGTGTTCCCGGCGTGA
- a CDS encoding ArsA family ATPase → MSPGNGAGTAGGAPAAGDATTATTGSGMTGLDIDTLIDDPRTRIVVCCGSGGVGKTTTAAAIGLRAAERGRRVVVLTIDPARRLAQSMGLSELDNTPRVVEGTRGKGELQAMMLDMKRTFDEVVLAHAEPDRAKAIMDNPFYQSLSAGFAGTQEYMAMEKLGQLRAEDRWDLIVVDTPPSRSALDFLDAPSRLGSFLDGRVIRLLTAPAKVGGRSAMKFLNVGMGLISGTLGKIFGAQLLTDIQTFVSATDSMFGGFRERADRTYQLLKAEGTAFLVVAAPERDALREAAYFVDRLADDDMPLAGLVLNRVHSTGAPQLTAERALAAAEALEENGTPHATAEAETLAAGLLRLHAERMQIMTRERRTRNRFASVYPDVPIVEVPALPGDVHDLDGLRSIGDRLGSPARPAGPGAPA, encoded by the coding sequence GTGAGCCCGGGGAACGGCGCGGGCACGGCAGGCGGCGCGCCCGCAGCGGGCGACGCGACGACCGCGACGACGGGGAGCGGCATGACCGGGCTGGACATCGACACCCTGATCGACGACCCGCGGACCAGGATCGTGGTCTGCTGCGGCTCCGGCGGCGTCGGCAAGACCACCACCGCAGCCGCGATCGGCCTGCGCGCCGCCGAACGCGGCCGCCGCGTCGTGGTGCTGACCATCGACCCGGCCCGCCGGCTGGCCCAGTCGATGGGCCTGAGCGAGCTGGACAACACCCCGCGGGTGGTCGAGGGCACCCGCGGGAAGGGCGAGCTCCAGGCCATGATGCTGGACATGAAGCGGACCTTCGACGAGGTCGTGCTGGCCCACGCGGAGCCCGACCGCGCCAAGGCGATCATGGACAACCCGTTCTACCAGTCGCTGTCGGCCGGTTTCGCGGGCACCCAGGAGTACATGGCGATGGAGAAGCTCGGCCAGCTCCGGGCCGAGGACCGCTGGGACCTGATCGTCGTCGACACCCCGCCGTCCCGCTCCGCGCTGGACTTCCTGGACGCCCCGAGCCGCCTCGGGTCCTTCCTGGACGGCCGGGTGATCCGGCTGCTGACCGCCCCCGCCAAGGTCGGCGGCCGGTCCGCGATGAAGTTCCTGAACGTCGGCATGGGGCTGATCAGCGGCACCCTCGGCAAGATCTTCGGCGCCCAACTGCTCACCGACATCCAGACGTTCGTCTCCGCGACGGACTCGATGTTCGGCGGATTCCGGGAGCGCGCCGACCGCACCTACCAGCTGCTGAAGGCCGAGGGCACCGCGTTCCTGGTGGTCGCCGCCCCGGAGCGGGACGCGCTGCGCGAGGCCGCCTACTTCGTCGACCGGCTGGCCGACGACGACATGCCGCTGGCCGGCCTGGTGCTCAACCGGGTGCACTCCACCGGCGCCCCGCAGCTCACCGCCGAGCGCGCGCTGGCCGCCGCCGAGGCCCTGGAGGAGAACGGCACCCCGCACGCCACCGCGGAGGCCGAGACCCTGGCCGCCGGGCTGCTGCGGCTGCACGCCGAGCGGATGCAGATCATGACGAGGGAGCGGCGCACCCGCAACCGCTTCGCCTCGGTCTACCCGGACGTGCCGATCGTCGAGGTGCCCGCCCTCCCCGGCGACGTCCACGACCTGGACGGCCTCCGGTCCATCGGCGACCGGCTCGGCTCCCCCGCCCGACCCGCCGGGCCCGGCGCCCCCGCCTGA
- a CDS encoding ArsA-related P-loop ATPase translates to MAGTSGTAGPTEQAPPREPDWEGVRLHVVSGKGGTGKTTLAAALALALAADGGRTLLIEVEGRQGIAELFQIAALPYEERRVATVTPAQLGLPGRGHGEVHALAIDTEQALLEYLDMFYKLGRAGKALQKVGFVDFATTVAPGVRDVLLTGKACEAARRKGPDGRRRYDAVVMDAPPTGRLTRFLNVNSEVAGLARIGPIHSQAQAVMRVLRSPETAVHFTTLLEEMPVQETVDGIADLRESGLPVGGVLVNMVRPPILDAAAVAAADGDHREEVALALGEAGLGGRSRKPETVRAHVEPLLDPLLEQAREHAERVELERAQRADLQQLRLPTYELPLIGEGMDLAGLYRLAGELKRQGAA, encoded by the coding sequence GTGGCGGGCACCAGCGGTACGGCGGGGCCGACCGAGCAGGCACCGCCGCGCGAGCCGGACTGGGAGGGCGTCCGGCTGCACGTGGTCAGCGGCAAGGGCGGCACCGGCAAGACCACGCTGGCCGCCGCACTGGCCCTGGCGCTGGCCGCCGACGGGGGCCGCACCCTGCTGATCGAGGTGGAGGGCCGCCAGGGCATCGCCGAGCTGTTCCAGATCGCCGCGCTGCCGTACGAGGAGCGCCGGGTCGCCACCGTGACGCCCGCCCAGCTCGGCCTGCCCGGCCGGGGCCACGGCGAGGTGCACGCGCTGGCCATCGACACCGAGCAGGCGCTGCTGGAGTACCTCGACATGTTCTACAAGCTGGGCCGGGCCGGGAAGGCCCTGCAGAAGGTCGGCTTCGTGGACTTCGCCACCACCGTCGCCCCGGGCGTGCGCGACGTGCTGCTCACCGGCAAGGCCTGCGAGGCGGCCCGCCGCAAGGGCCCGGACGGGCGCCGCCGCTACGACGCGGTGGTGATGGACGCCCCGCCGACCGGCCGGCTGACCCGCTTCCTGAACGTCAACTCCGAGGTCGCGGGCCTGGCCCGGATAGGGCCGATCCACTCCCAGGCGCAGGCGGTGATGCGGGTGCTGCGCTCCCCGGAGACGGCGGTGCACTTCACCACCCTGCTGGAGGAGATGCCGGTGCAGGAGACGGTGGACGGCATCGCCGACCTGCGCGAGTCCGGCCTGCCGGTCGGCGGCGTGCTGGTCAACATGGTGCGCCCGCCGATACTGGACGCGGCTGCGGTGGCGGCGGCCGACGGCGACCACCGCGAGGAGGTCGCGCTGGCCCTCGGCGAGGCCGGCCTGGGCGGGCGCTCGCGCAAGCCGGAGACCGTCCGGGCGCACGTCGAGCCGCTGCTCGACCCGCTGCTCGAACAGGCCAGGGAGCACGCCGAGCGGGTCGAGCTGGAGCGCGCCCAGCGCGCCGACCTCCAGCAACTTCGGCTCCCCACCTACGAGTTGCCGCTGATCGGCGAGGGCATGGACCTGGCCGGGCTGTACCGGCTGGCGGGCGAGCTGAAGCGGCAGGGAGCGGCGTGA
- a CDS encoding universal stress protein, which produces MAEPVRVVVGVSGSLGSLAALHRAVAEARRAVGGAGSGTGGSTGGGAEVLVLHAWEPPGGEFGYRRSPCPPLLSAVRAAAEERLAEALAEAFGGADPGVPVTARTVRGEPAAVLLAAADRPGDLLVLGPSGPWWHRGLHRPVPTRCVRAARCPVLVVPRPELALVLDGLSGRGVDAELRGLVGAGRRPGGRG; this is translated from the coding sequence ATGGCGGAGCCGGTGCGCGTCGTGGTGGGAGTCAGCGGGTCGCTCGGCAGCCTGGCCGCCCTGCACCGCGCCGTCGCCGAGGCCCGGCGGGCGGTCGGCGGTGCGGGCAGCGGTACGGGCGGCAGTACGGGCGGCGGCGCGGAGGTGCTGGTGCTGCACGCCTGGGAGCCGCCCGGCGGCGAGTTCGGGTACCGGCGCTCGCCCTGCCCGCCGCTGCTGTCCGCCGTCCGGGCCGCCGCCGAGGAGCGGCTGGCCGAGGCGCTGGCGGAGGCGTTCGGCGGGGCCGACCCCGGCGTGCCCGTCACCGCCCGGACGGTGCGCGGCGAGCCCGCCGCCGTCCTGCTCGCCGCCGCGGACCGGCCCGGCGACCTGCTGGTGCTCGGCCCGTCCGGCCCCTGGTGGCACCGCGGCCTGCACCGCCCCGTTCCCACCCGCTGCGTGCGCGCGGCCCGCTGCCCGGTGCTGGTGGTGCCGCGGCCCGAACTCGCCCTGGTGCTGGACGGGTTGAGCGGGCGCGGGGTGGACGCGGAGCTGCGCGGGCTGGTCGGTGCGGGGCGGCGGCCGGGCGGGCGGGGATGA
- a CDS encoding MBL fold metallo-hydrolase has product MSGLLPGDPADAVGGVATPRAQCVLAPNPSPMTLDGTNTWLLSEPGSDLAAVIDPGPLDETHLRRIVDTAEQQGKRIALTLLTHGHADHAEGAARFAELTGTPVRALDPALRLGEEGLHGGQRLDVGGLDLRVVATPGHTSDSLTFHLPADGAILTGDTVLGRGTTMVAHPDGRLGDYLDSLRRLHTMASEYGVRTVLPGHGPVLADALGAVDYYLAHRAARLAQVETAVEAGCRTAAEVVARVYADVDPALWPAAELSVRAQLTYLEDRGLI; this is encoded by the coding sequence GTGAGCGGCCTGCTCCCGGGCGACCCCGCCGACGCCGTCGGCGGGGTCGCCACCCCGCGCGCCCAGTGCGTGCTGGCCCCCAACCCGTCCCCGATGACGCTGGACGGCACCAACACCTGGCTGCTCTCCGAACCCGGCTCCGACCTCGCCGCCGTCATCGACCCCGGCCCGCTCGACGAGACCCACCTGCGCCGGATCGTCGACACCGCCGAGCAGCAGGGCAAGCGGATCGCCCTCACCCTGCTCACCCACGGCCACGCCGACCACGCCGAGGGCGCCGCGCGGTTCGCCGAACTCACCGGCACGCCCGTCCGCGCCCTCGACCCGGCGCTGCGGCTCGGCGAGGAGGGCCTGCACGGCGGGCAGCGCCTCGACGTCGGCGGCCTCGACCTGCGGGTCGTCGCCACCCCCGGGCACACCTCCGACTCGCTGACCTTCCACCTGCCCGCGGACGGCGCGATCCTCACCGGCGACACCGTCCTGGGCCGCGGCACCACGATGGTCGCCCACCCCGACGGGCGCCTCGGCGACTACCTCGACTCGCTGCGCCGCCTGCACACGATGGCCTCCGAGTACGGCGTCCGCACCGTCCTGCCCGGCCACGGGCCCGTCCTCGCGGACGCGCTGGGCGCCGTCGACTACTACCTGGCGCACCGGGCGGCCCGGCTCGCCCAGGTCGAGACCGCGGTCGAGGCCGGCTGCCGGACGGCCGCCGAGGTGGTCGCCCGGGTGTACGCCGACGTCGACCCGGCGCTGTGGCCCGCGGCGGAGCTCTCGGTGCGCGCGCAGCTCACGTACCTGGAGGACCGGGGCCTGATCTGA
- a CDS encoding amidohydrolase — MHVTLFRQVRPFGGPVTDLVAVDGILAAGLPPGASPFSVLEGGGRIALPTLVDAHIHPDKTSWGEPWYSRRPAHGLPEYVVGDVELYEHQRAPIGERAHRLLAHAVTRGTRAVRAHVDVAPAYGLAGATGLREAAERLAGKLDVQSVAFPQHGVVRTPGVAELLTEAARAHLVDAVGGIDPAGFDGGSADGREQFDLLFGLAERYGVLLDVHLHDRGAAGLGPLRELAARTVAAGLQGRVTASHVFCLPELPTAELARTADLLADAGIALTTVAPSAHQVLPFRELQARGLRIGLGSDGVRDSWSPYGNADMLHRAHLLGWTTDARTDQELTDCLELAAHGGAELLGLPRADLTPGSPADFLLVDGECTPQVVVDLPPRELVVKAGRVVAEHGSLVS; from the coding sequence ATGCACGTCACGCTGTTCCGCCAGGTCCGCCCGTTCGGCGGCCCGGTCACCGACCTGGTCGCCGTGGACGGCATCCTGGCCGCCGGACTCCCGCCGGGCGCAAGCCCGTTCTCCGTACTGGAGGGCGGCGGCCGGATCGCGCTGCCGACGCTGGTGGACGCGCACATCCACCCGGACAAGACCAGCTGGGGCGAGCCCTGGTACAGCCGCCGCCCGGCGCACGGCCTCCCGGAGTACGTGGTCGGCGACGTCGAGCTGTACGAGCACCAGCGGGCCCCGATCGGCGAGCGCGCGCACCGCCTGCTGGCCCACGCGGTGACCCGCGGCACCCGCGCCGTCCGCGCGCACGTGGACGTCGCCCCCGCGTACGGCCTGGCCGGCGCCACCGGCCTGCGCGAGGCCGCCGAGCGGCTGGCCGGGAAGCTGGACGTGCAGTCGGTGGCGTTCCCGCAACACGGCGTGGTGCGCACCCCGGGCGTGGCGGAGCTGCTGACCGAGGCGGCCCGCGCACACCTGGTGGACGCGGTCGGCGGCATCGACCCGGCCGGTTTCGACGGCGGCAGCGCGGACGGCCGCGAGCAGTTCGACCTGCTGTTCGGCCTGGCCGAGCGGTACGGCGTGCTGCTGGACGTGCACCTGCACGACCGCGGCGCGGCCGGCCTCGGCCCGCTGCGTGAGCTCGCCGCCCGGACGGTCGCGGCCGGCCTGCAGGGCCGGGTCACGGCCAGCCACGTGTTCTGCCTGCCCGAGCTGCCCACCGCCGAACTCGCCCGCACCGCCGACCTGTTGGCGGACGCCGGGATCGCCCTGACCACGGTCGCCCCGTCCGCGCACCAGGTGTTGCCGTTCCGCGAGCTGCAGGCCCGCGGCCTGCGGATCGGCCTCGGCTCGGACGGCGTCCGGGACTCCTGGAGCCCGTACGGCAACGCCGACATGTTGCACCGGGCGCACCTGCTCGGCTGGACCACCGACGCTCGCACCGACCAGGAGCTGACCGACTGCCTGGAGCTGGCCGCGCACGGCGGCGCCGAGCTGCTCGGCCTGCCCCGGGCCGACCTGACGCCCGGCTCGCCCGCCGACTTCCTGCTGGTGGACGGCGAGTGCACCCCGCAGGTGGTGGTCGACCTGCCGCCGCGCGAGCTGGTGGTGAAGGCCGGCCGGGTGGTCGCCGAGCACGGCTCGCTCGTCAGCTGA
- a CDS encoding amidohydrolase family protein, giving the protein MTALPPPGPHLLLDATLPDGSRADLRIADGRITALTPVPAGRERAEPGPGEAALDGALLLPALVDGHAHLDKTFLGAPWQPHRATANLREQIASERTLRREVAAQTPVAERAEALARRMAALGTGFVRSHVDVDPDTGLDHLHAVLEARERVRELIDVQLVAFPQSGVVAEPGVAGLLDAALREGAELIGGLDPFGFDNDVDGQLDVVFGLAERHGAGVDIHLHDGGEAGAAQLRAIAGRTAALGLGGKVAVSHAYCLGQLAEPELTRTASALAAAGVAVMTNGPTRTMPPVKLLHELGVLVFAGSDNIRDAWWPYGTGDMLERTTVIGLQGDLMTDQDLTLAAEFATGHAARALGVEEYGIAVGRPANLVAVAAHSVPEAVAAHPGRLLVLHRGRTVLDRPDALSQ; this is encoded by the coding sequence GTGACCGCCCTCCCGCCACCAGGCCCGCACCTGCTGCTGGACGCCACCCTCCCGGACGGCTCCCGGGCCGACCTGCGGATCGCGGACGGCCGGATCACCGCGCTCACCCCCGTCCCGGCCGGGCGCGAACGGGCCGAACCGGGCCCGGGCGAGGCCGCACTGGACGGGGCACTGCTGCTGCCCGCCCTGGTCGACGGGCACGCCCACCTCGACAAGACCTTCCTCGGCGCGCCCTGGCAGCCGCACCGCGCCACGGCGAACCTGCGCGAGCAGATCGCCTCCGAGCGGACGCTGCGCCGCGAGGTCGCCGCGCAGACCCCGGTGGCGGAGCGGGCGGAGGCGCTGGCCCGCCGGATGGCCGCACTGGGCACCGGCTTCGTCCGCTCGCACGTCGACGTCGACCCGGACACCGGGCTGGACCACCTGCACGCCGTGCTGGAGGCGCGCGAGCGGGTGCGGGAACTGATCGACGTGCAGCTGGTGGCCTTCCCGCAGAGCGGCGTGGTGGCCGAGCCCGGAGTGGCCGGGCTGCTGGACGCGGCGCTCCGCGAGGGCGCCGAACTGATCGGCGGACTGGACCCGTTCGGCTTCGACAACGACGTGGACGGCCAGCTCGACGTGGTCTTCGGCCTCGCCGAACGGCACGGCGCGGGCGTCGACATCCACCTGCACGACGGCGGCGAGGCCGGCGCGGCGCAGCTGCGGGCGATCGCCGGGCGGACCGCGGCGCTGGGCCTGGGCGGGAAGGTCGCGGTCAGCCACGCGTACTGCCTGGGGCAGCTGGCCGAACCCGAACTCACCCGCACCGCCTCGGCGTTGGCGGCGGCCGGGGTGGCCGTGATGACCAACGGCCCGACCCGGACCATGCCGCCGGTGAAGCTGCTGCACGAGCTGGGTGTGCTGGTGTTCGCCGGCTCCGACAACATCCGCGACGCGTGGTGGCCGTACGGCACCGGCGACATGCTGGAGCGGACCACCGTCATCGGCCTGCAGGGTGACCTGATGACCGATCAGGACCTCACGTTGGCGGCCGAGTTCGCCACCGGCCACGCCGCCCGGGCGCTGGGAGTCGAGGAGTACGGGATCGCCGTCGGGCGGCCCGCGAACCTGGTGGCCGTCGCCGCGCACTCGGTGCCCGAGGCCGTCGCCGCGCATCCCGGGCGGCTGCTGGTGCTGCACCGCGGCCGCACCGTGCTGGACCGGCCCGACGCCCTTTCGCAGTAG
- a CDS encoding APC family permease, with protein MTLTPSADRAAAPAEPPGPSAASDPSAASGRSTASPDRLAKGLIGTTDLVFFVVAAAAPLTVLAGIAPFAIGVGGASAPAAYLISGALLVLFAAGFTAMSRYVRNAGAFYAYVARGLGRTLGVVTAYVAVVSYNLITPGVAAAFGYFAAGHIEQRTGAHVPWWLLSGGCVAVVGVLGWLKVTLSAKVLGVALVLEVLSLLLMEGGVLADRGTAALDPVSFDPSLLTQAGVAGMFVLVIGAFTGFEATAIYAEEARDPARTVPRATFIAIGFLAVFYALGTWIVMGAYGTDDAVAQARADGGPDLTFRAAERFVGLWLSDTMHVLIIVSAFASALAFHNAAARYLYALGREGLLPRGLGRVSPRTGSPGRAVLVQSGFNALVIGLGAVLAVDPYLVVLLWSNSVGVLGIMVMQALAAVAVFAFFRTDRRGMSAFRVVWAPLLAAAGLAVLAVLALFNFDLLTGRTGLVNWLLLVPVPVVAAVGWLVARRIRRTDPERFARLTEVDVERD; from the coding sequence ATGACCCTCACCCCCTCCGCGGACCGGGCCGCCGCCCCGGCCGAACCGCCCGGCCCGTCCGCGGCGTCCGACCCGTCTGCGGCGTCCGGCCGGTCCACGGCGTCTCCGGACCGGCTGGCCAAGGGCCTGATCGGTACTACTGACCTGGTGTTCTTCGTGGTTGCCGCGGCCGCGCCGCTCACCGTGCTGGCCGGGATCGCGCCGTTCGCCATCGGGGTGGGCGGGGCGTCCGCGCCGGCCGCGTACCTGATCTCGGGCGCGCTGCTGGTGCTGTTCGCCGCCGGGTTCACCGCGATGAGCCGGTACGTGCGCAACGCGGGCGCGTTCTACGCGTACGTGGCGCGCGGGCTGGGGCGGACCCTCGGCGTGGTCACCGCCTACGTCGCGGTGGTCAGCTACAACCTGATCACCCCGGGCGTGGCCGCCGCGTTCGGCTACTTCGCGGCCGGCCACATCGAGCAGCGGACCGGTGCGCACGTGCCCTGGTGGCTGCTGTCCGGCGGCTGCGTGGCGGTGGTCGGCGTGCTCGGCTGGCTGAAGGTCACCCTGTCGGCGAAGGTGCTCGGTGTGGCGCTGGTGCTGGAGGTGCTGTCGCTGCTGCTGATGGAGGGCGGGGTGCTGGCCGACCGGGGGACGGCCGCGCTCGACCCGGTCTCCTTCGACCCGTCACTGCTCACCCAAGCCGGGGTGGCGGGCATGTTCGTGCTGGTCATCGGCGCGTTCACCGGCTTCGAGGCGACCGCGATCTACGCCGAGGAAGCCCGCGACCCGGCTCGCACCGTGCCCCGGGCGACGTTCATCGCCATCGGCTTCCTGGCGGTGTTCTACGCCCTGGGCACCTGGATCGTGATGGGGGCCTACGGCACTGATGACGCGGTCGCCCAGGCCCGTGCCGACGGCGGCCCCGACCTGACCTTCCGGGCCGCCGAGCGGTTCGTCGGCCTGTGGCTGTCGGACACCATGCACGTGCTGATCATCGTGTCGGCGTTCGCCTCCGCGCTGGCCTTCCACAACGCCGCCGCCCGCTACCTGTACGCGCTGGGCCGCGAGGGCCTGCTGCCGCGCGGGCTCGGCCGGGTGTCGCCGCGGACCGGCTCGCCCGGGCGGGCGGTGCTGGTGCAGTCCGGGTTCAACGCGCTGGTGATCGGCCTGGGCGCGGTGCTCGCGGTCGACCCGTACCTGGTGGTCCTGCTCTGGTCGAACAGCGTCGGCGTGCTCGGCATCATGGTGATGCAGGCGCTGGCGGCGGTCGCGGTGTTCGCGTTCTTCCGCACCGACCGGCGCGGGATGTCGGCGTTCCGGGTGGTCTGGGCGCCGCTGCTGGCGGCCGCCGGACTGGCCGTGCTGGCGGTGCTCGCGCTGTTCAACTTCGACCTGCTGACCGGGCGCACCGGCCTGGTCAACTGGCTGCTGCTGGTGCCGGTGCCGGTGGTCGCGGCGGTCGGCTGGCTGGTCGCCCGGCGGATCCGGCGCACCGACCCGGAGCGGTTCGCCCGGCTGACCGAGGTCGATGTCGAACGCGACTGA
- a CDS encoding GntR family transcriptional regulator: MTDTLGDAHQSLADLVYVQLRERIIEGEYPAGQRLVERELADGMGVSRIPVREAMQRLEREGFLSVQARRGAVVADFGPDEAEHFFAVRESLEALAASLAARHATPAGIRGLERILARTRKAAEAGRLRETVSLNADFHREIVDLSGNPLLRDMMAPLDGRLRRLFRLTSDAETSLPMCTEHQQLLDAIRARDPETAAALARHHVAGTRAFARQALGE; this comes from the coding sequence ATGACCGACACCCTCGGCGACGCCCACCAGTCGCTGGCGGACCTCGTCTACGTCCAGTTGCGCGAACGGATCATCGAGGGCGAGTACCCCGCCGGGCAGCGGCTGGTCGAACGCGAACTCGCCGACGGCATGGGCGTCTCCCGGATCCCGGTCCGCGAGGCCATGCAGCGCCTCGAACGCGAGGGCTTCCTCTCCGTCCAGGCCCGCCGCGGCGCCGTCGTCGCCGATTTCGGCCCCGACGAGGCCGAGCACTTCTTCGCCGTCCGCGAGTCCCTGGAGGCCCTGGCCGCCAGTCTCGCCGCCCGGCACGCGACCCCCGCCGGCATCCGCGGCCTCGAACGCATCCTGGCTCGCACCCGCAAGGCCGCCGAGGCCGGCCGGCTGCGCGAGACGGTCAGCCTGAACGCCGACTTCCACCGCGAGATCGTCGACCTCTCCGGCAACCCGCTGCTGCGCGACATGATGGCCCCGCTCGACGGCCGGCTGCGCCGCCTGTTCCGGCTCACCTCCGACGCCGAGACCAGCCTCCCGATGTGCACCGAGCACCAGCAGCTGCTCGACGCCATCAGGGCCCGCGACCCCGAGACCGCCGCCGCCCTCGCCCGCCACCACGTCGCCGGCACCCGCGCCTTCGCCCGGCAGGCCCTCGGCGAGTAG
- a CDS encoding DUF4177 domain-containing protein, giving the protein MTKWEYVTVPLLVHATKQILDTWGQDGWELVQVVPGPNPEQLVAYLKREKE; this is encoded by the coding sequence ATGACCAAGTGGGAATACGTCACCGTGCCGCTGCTCGTGCACGCCACCAAGCAGATCCTCGACACCTGGGGCCAGGACGGCTGGGAGCTCGTCCAGGTCGTCCCCGGGCCGAACCCGGAGCAGCTGGTCGCGTACCTCAAGCGCGAGAAGGAGTAG